One segment of Pseudanabaena sp. PCC 6802 DNA contains the following:
- a CDS encoding NifU family protein produces the protein MALELTAENVENVLDELRPYLLADGGNVELVELEGPVVRLRLQGACGSCPSSAMTLRMGIERKLRESIPDIGEVEQVY, from the coding sequence ATGGCATTAGAGTTGACCGCTGAAAATGTGGAAAATGTTTTAGATGAATTGCGGCCCTATCTGTTGGCAGATGGCGGTAATGTGGAGCTAGTAGAATTAGAAGGTCCCGTGGTTAGGCTGCGCTTGCAGGGTGCCTGTGGATCTTGCCCCAGCTCTGCCATGACCCTGCGCATGGGAATTGAGCGCAAGCTGAGAGAGTCCATTCCTGACATTGGTGAAGTAGAGCAGGTTTACTAA
- a CDS encoding DUF3318 domain-containing protein, which translates to MPLEPEILRLHDLLPASWRMSTRIIPKLDRETIIASTPILPWANNTLITIEPTLWMQLSVVHRDLLLLREVAWRQQAKWFKPGTYQAIALLSFLGGMFELMQGDTVGIAIGIMLTTVAVEQVRRRSKGTQTQIEADNEAIQVAQRRGYTESAAARGLLDAVQFVAKLEGRSNLEFTELVRCQNLRALAGLSSVRVPVEEN; encoded by the coding sequence ATGCCACTCGAGCCAGAAATATTGCGTTTACACGATCTGCTGCCAGCATCGTGGCGCATGTCAACCAGGATAATACCCAAACTAGATCGAGAAACTATAATTGCCAGCACGCCAATATTGCCTTGGGCAAATAATACTTTAATTACGATCGAGCCAACACTTTGGATGCAGCTAAGTGTCGTGCATCGGGATTTACTATTACTGCGCGAAGTTGCCTGGCGGCAACAGGCAAAGTGGTTTAAACCCGGTACCTACCAAGCGATCGCCTTACTATCGTTTTTGGGCGGAATGTTTGAGTTAATGCAGGGAGATACGGTGGGTATCGCGATCGGGATTATGCTTACTACAGTAGCAGTGGAGCAAGTACGCCGCCGCAGTAAGGGAACCCAAACTCAGATTGAAGCGGATAACGAAGCCATCCAGGTGGCGCAAAGACGCGGTTATACGGAGAGTGCTGCCGCAAGAGGGTTACTCGATGCCGTGCAGTTTGTTGCCAAACTAGAAGGCAGGTCTAACCTGGAGTTTACGGAGTTAGTACGCTGCCAAAATTTGAGAGCGCTCGCGGGCCTATCTTCGGTAAGGGTACCAGTTGAGGAGAATTAA
- a CDS encoding TetR/AcrR family transcriptional regulator: MKLSSHQSQAEQDTRSKILQSAQKLFARQGFDGTTTKDLATHAGVAEGTLFRYFNNKKAILVEVATQGWVTILTDLLTELSQMGSYKAIAQMMHRRMGNMNENLDMMKVCFMEAQFHPDLRDRIQSEVVDKMTDIAEVFFTEAIAKGIYRDSLSPKVIARVFVGMFAVAGFSNETMMNGGSPSDLRQMAEGVADIFLNGVLVHKPC; encoded by the coding sequence ATGAAGTTAAGCAGTCATCAGTCTCAAGCTGAGCAGGATACAAGAAGCAAGATCTTGCAATCAGCACAGAAACTATTTGCTCGACAGGGTTTTGATGGTACAACCACAAAAGATCTGGCAACACATGCTGGCGTGGCTGAGGGCACCCTGTTCCGTTATTTTAATAATAAAAAAGCGATTCTCGTTGAAGTTGCCACCCAGGGATGGGTGACGATTTTGACGGATTTGCTGACTGAGTTAAGCCAAATGGGAAGCTATAAGGCGATCGCTCAGATGATGCATCGTCGCATGGGCAATATGAACGAAAACCTTGACATGATGAAGGTATGTTTTATGGAAGCGCAGTTTCATCCTGACCTGCGCGATCGCATCCAGTCCGAAGTCGTAGACAAGATGACAGACATTGCTGAAGTCTTTTTTACCGAAGCGATCGCCAAGGGGATTTACCGCGACTCTCTCAGCCCTAAGGTGATTGCGCGGGTATTTGTCGGCATGTTTGCGGTAGCAGGGTTTAGCAACGAAACCATGATGAATGGTGGTTCGCCCTCAGACTTACGGCAGATGGCAGAGGGAGTAGCGGATATTTTCCTAAATGGGGTGCTGGTTCATAAACCTTGTTAA